The Xiphias gladius isolate SHS-SW01 ecotype Sanya breed wild chromosome 4, ASM1685928v1, whole genome shotgun sequence genome includes a window with the following:
- the batf gene encoding basic leucine zipper transcriptional factor ATF-like — protein MAQGSDSNDTSYKSPSPGSRPSSTDDAKKVMRREKNRIAAQKSRMRQTQKADSLHLESENLEKENAALRKEVKQLTEEAKYLSSVLSSHEPLCTGLAPQTPDLLYPPHHSSYHHQHIAVPHYQH, from the exons ATGGCTCAGGGCTCTGACAGCAATGACACCAGTTACAAGTCCCCATCACCTGGAAGCAGGCCG AGCTCCACAGATGATGCAAAGAAGGTGATGCGGAGGGAGAAGAACAGGATTGCTGCTCAGAAGAGCAGGATGAGGCAAACTCAGAAAGCTGACAGTCTACACTTG GAGAGTGAGAACCTTGAGAAGGAGAACGCAGCCCTGAGGAAGGAGGTGAAGCAGCTGACAGAGGAGGCCAAGTACCTGTCGTCCGTGCTGAGCAGCCACGAACCTCTGTGCACGGGCCTGGCTCCTCAGACCCCTGACCTCCTCTACCCTCCTCATCACAGCAGCTACCACCACCAGCACATCGCTGTACCACACTACCAGCACTGA
- the zc3h14 gene encoding LOW QUALITY PROTEIN: zinc finger CCCH domain-containing protein 14 (The sequence of the model RefSeq protein was modified relative to this genomic sequence to represent the inferred CDS: substituted 1 base at 1 genomic stop codon), producing the protein MEIGTEISKKIRAAIKGKLQELGAYIDEELPDYIMVMVANKKTSQQMADDLSLFLGNNTIKFTAWLHGVLEKLRSVAVEPATLRHQLQSDSSTVAGKSRASVSEDTRTEELKVLTVSSSHSDRTEARVSSSAHESRSGREEXEKFSHTSTPKTPPPPLLRQAEAVISTSWMDDLTSPSEVEIGTNHGRTRGAASRPTAEIYRPGQSKFTSLSSADTFRPTDGSSHTRQQDGRSSRTSRTASSKGEGGRAGVKAPVASSVVRVNRAADEDSDDVEEEDSNYGGRGLSSRVSLPSKPERKPTLPPAKQANRNLILKAISEAQDSITKTTAYPSIPQRQTVPVAPRTRLASSEEMTAAIQLVQEHLHSLAPRVQAYASAELPPSTAPAPVRSLASRLQLDLAESNDRREQSDYGVEVAAGSEAKTFDTRSFIMSRPQMEESQARAQQRLQVKGEVQSALPRTVQASKERGDSASPKFIVTLDGVPSPLGNLADCDIELDDVRPPTKVTEATVHVNREPKVSILHRLQGVVTSSEDNLMDVEMVEEDDVPLKKQKVMERCKFWPVCKSGDECLYHHPTAQCKTFPSCRFGDKCLFIHPNCKYDARCTKPDCPFTHVSRRGTVAPPPKPAAQPVQTTSVCRFFPECKKMDCSFYHPKPCRFAAQCKRAGCTFYHPTTSVPPRHALKWTKTQSS; encoded by the exons ATGGAAATTGGGACAGAGATCAGCAAGAAAATAAGA GCTGCTATCAAGGGCAAGCTTCAAGAGCTCGGTGCATATATTG ATGAAGAGCTTCCTGACTACATTATGGTGATGGTGGCAAACAAGAAAACCTCTCAACAGATGGCTGATgatctctcccttttccttgGAAACAACACCATTAAGTTCACAGCATG gctacATGGTGTCCTGGAGAAATTACGATCCGTTGCGGTTG AGCCTGCAACTCTTAGACACCAGCTTCAGTCCGACAGCAGTACTGTGGCTGGGAAGAGCCGAGCATCTGTAAGCGAAGACACCAGGACAGAGGAGCTGAAGGTGTTGACGGTGTCCAGCTCTCACTCTGATAGGACTGAAGCACGTGTGTCCAGTTCTGCCCATGAAAGCAGGT CAGGGAGAGAAGAGTAGGAGAAGTTCTCTCACACCTCCACCCCtaaaaccccccccccccctctcctcagGCAGGCAGAGGCTGTTATATCGACATCATGGATGGATGATCTGACCTCGCCGAGTGAGGTAGAAATCGGCACCAACCATGGTCGAACGCGTGGTGCAGCTAGTAGACCCACAGCTGAAATCTACAGACCGGGTCAGAGCAAGTTTACATCACTTAGCTCTGCGGACACGTTTCGGCCCACGGATGGATCCTCTCACACCAGGCAGCAGGACGGCAGAAGCAGCAGAACCTCCAGAACCGCATCCAGTAAG GGAGAGGGAGGACGCGCAGGCGTAAAGGCACCAGTAGCGAGTTCAGTGGTGCGAGTGAACCGAGCGGCAGACGAGGACAGTGATGACGTGGAAGAGGAGGATTCCAACTACGGAGGAAGAGGCCTTTCCAGTAGAGTGTCCCTGCCCTCCAAACCAGAACGCAA ACCTACTCTCCCTCCAGCCAAGCAGGCCAACAGGAATCTGATACTGAAGGCAATCTCTGAGGCTCAAGACTCAATCACCAAAACTACAGCCTATCCCTCAA TACCGCAGAGGCAGACTGTTCCTGTGGCGCCTCGAACTCGCCTGGCCAGCAGTGAGGAGATGACAGCCGCCATTCAGCTGGTCCAGGAGCACCTCCACAGTCTGGCCCCCAGGGTGCAGGCCTACGCCTCTGCAGAGCTACCTCCTTCCACAGCACCGG CTCCAGTGAGATCTTTAGCTTCACGCCTCCAGTTGGACTTAGCAGAGAGCAACGACAGACGAGAGCAGAGTGACTATG GTGTGGAGGTCGCTGCTGGAAGTGAGGCAAAGACATTTGATACCCGCTCCTTCATTATGAGTCGACCTCAAATGGAAGAATCTCAGGCCAGAGCTCAGCAGCGTCTTCAGGTCAAAGGGGAAGTCCAGTCTGCTTTACCACGCACTGTCCAGgccag TAAGGAGAGGGGAGACTCTGCCAGCCCCAAGTTCATAGTGACATTAGATGGGGTACCGAGCCCGCTGGGGAACCTTGCGGATTGTGACATAGAGCTGGATGACGTGAGGCCACCTACAAAGGTCACCGAGGCAACCGTCCACGTCAACAGGGAGCCCAAAGTCAGCATCCTTCACAGACTACAGGGAGTGGTCACATCATCAGAGG ATAATTTGATGGACGTTGAGATGGTGGAAGAGGACGACGTCCctttaaagaaacagaaagttaTGGAGCGCTGCAAGTTCTGGCCAGTCTGTAAAAGTGGAGACGAGTGTTTGTACCATCACCCTACAGCACAGTGCAA gaCCTTTCCCAGCTGCAGGTTTGGGGATAAATGCCTTTTCATCCATCCGAATTGTAAATACGACGCCAGGTGCACTAAGCCAGACTGTCCCTTCACTCATGTCAGCCGCAGAGGCACAGTTGCTCCTCCACCCAAGCCAG CAGCGCAGCCAGTGCAAACCACGAGTGTGTGTCGCTTCTTCCCAGAGTGCAAGAAGATGGACTGCTCGTTTTATCATCCCAAG CCTTGTCGCTTCGCGGCGCAGTGTAAACGAGCTGGATGTACCTTCTACCACCCAACCACATCCGTGCCTCCGAGACACGCCCTGAagtggacaaaaacacagagcag CTAA